Below is a window of Leuconostoc mesenteroides subsp. mesenteroides DNA.
GAGGTATTTTTAATGACTAGGATTACTAAGGCACAATTAGACAACATCATTACACGTTGCCACCATCCGAGGTAATTGGTGCCCCATTGTCTGAAACTGCAACTAAAGGGTTGCTAGGTAATACTTTTTGAGTCATAATTTTAGACGCTCCAATTTTTGAGTATTTGGTTTGTTTTTCACTAACAAAATATCATAACAAAGAGCTCCTATGGTTTTCACCCAACGGGTGAAAGCGCAAAACCCGCTGAAACGGTATTAACTTGCTGTTTCAGCGGGTTTTTGTTTGTCTTGATGAATAATCCGGGTATTAAGTTCTACACCATCTCACTTTTCTCGACCATAGAGCGTCTTTCTAGATATCCCCGAACAGATTTACTCACCTGTTTGGGGTTTTCTTTACAAAAAAGTGTTTTTTGTCAGCAGGCGTGTTGGTAACCACTAAAAGTAACTCCCTAAGGACACCATTTTCGATGACGTAATATAACATATCGTTTCTTTGTATACATGGTTAGCTATTACAGGTCGACTCAATTAAAGGTGTTCTAAAAATATGATTTAAAATTTTACCCGGATTATTTCTAACGAATCGACAGGCAAGCACCCTGATGCGCTATACTCTGCTGATTTAATGAACGCAGCTAAAGAAGAAGCTAAGCATCGAGGATTGTTTGACTTAAATAATCTATAACTGATTACCATATAACTAAATATCTAAAAAGAAAAACGTCTTGAATATTCAAGGTGTTTTTTTGTCTACAAATAATAATTCAGTAAGATACCAACGCCATAAGCAACAATTGCAGCGACGTACCCGACAGAAAGTGTGCGTAGAATTTCTGTTCTTACTTTCTGCTCTGACAGGTTGGCCTTCACCCAGCCTAGCAACGCCAAAGAGACACCGACGATGACAAAGGCGATTGGAAAGGCGATGTCTTTGTCGTGAATGAGCGCATTTGTAATTAAGTAGGCACCTAGTGGAATTAAACCGAAGACGTTAAACGAAATGAATGTCGCGATACCAGCTGCCAATGCTTTACTTTTTGATTGATTGTTATCCGATGTTGCTGACAGGTAGGCACCGGCCCCCATTGAAAAGCCATCGGCTAATAAGTTTGAGAATCCCAAAATGATGATAACGATGTTTGAAACGTTACCACCGACCGATCCAGCAACGACTGCGAACGTCGTGATAATGCCATCTAAGCCACCGTAGACGATGGCTGAAACGTGTTTTTTCATTTATTTTCTCCAGTTTCTCTCAGTGGTGATAAAACCAATATATAAGAAAAAAGTGACCAATTATCGGTAATTTCACATCGGATTAAAAATGTTTCAAAAACGAAACAAATAAAACCCGGATTATTCATGCACTAAATTTTTAACCACAGCTAAATCAGTAAAATACGATAAAACACCTTGAAACTGCCAGTACCTTGGCACAGTTTCAGGGTTTTTTTTCGATTGAGCGTTTTTTGAGAAAAATAGGAACACTAAAACCAGCCAGATTTTGCTATTTTTTTGAAAATCTACTTCGTTGTTTTATTGCTACAAAGCATTTAGTCGTTCCCAAGCTCGCCAGAACAGACCATCGAATTGTTCTTGGGTGCGGCTATCTAACGTCAAAATCACCTTGCGGGCGTGCTTAGTGACACACGTCCACCGATTTTTAACAAACGGTCTCGAAAGGTATTGATTGTCCACGATTGTTGCTGGTCGTCCAACGCAATACTCTTCATCAACCGCATCAAGTTTGATACAATTACTGAGATCCACATGCGCGCTTTGTTGGCGAAAAATGAACTGCTATCAGTTTTGCCAAAGGCAAATCCACCTTTAAGCTCGCGAATAATATCTTCAATCGCCGCACGCTTGCGGTAAACACGGACGATGTCTTTTTGTGGAAGACTTAGGTTAGTGACGATGAACTGTGTACCGCCATGTTCATCATTTAAAACGATATCCTTATTTTTAAGTATAAATCGACTTAACTTGATACAAATAATAATTCATCTAAATCAAATATCTCAACACATTTTTGGGTATGCCGTTTAATTAGACCTCTCTCTTCCAATGATGAGAACTTACGGCTTATTGTTTCTGGAGTTGTCCCCAGGTAAGTAGCCAAATCTTTTTTTGACATGGGTAAAGTCACATAAGTATGGTTTTTTTCATCTTCAACATTTTCTGATAGAAAATCAATAATTCGAGCTTCAACAGGTTCAGTACTGACTTGCACAGTTTGTTTTTCTGATAACTGTAGCCGTTTTGTAATATCCGATAATATTCGTCGCATGATTTCTGGATAGAGATCTAAATATTGATCTAAATTCTTTTTATGAATCCTACAAATACTTGTTTCCGATATTGCTTCAGCATAATTCGAATGATAACTTTCAGTCTGTAAAATAGCAACTTCCCCCATAAAATCACCAGGATGTAGGATGCGTATAGTTTGCTCACGACCAGACTCACTTAGGCTATAAATACGTACACGTCCATTGTTTATGATATATAATGTGTCATCTTTATCACCAAACCTAAATAATAGCTCATTCTTTACGTATTGTACTTCATTCGCTGATTGAGCAATTAGACGCATTTGTTCATCATTGAGATGATTGAAAATCGGCACTAAACGTATACAATCTACATGACTATGATGATTATGGTTTGCCATACCGTTTTCCTCCTAATTAATCGTTATCTATATAGTCATCGTCTTCTAAGGCATCCTTATTAATAAATGCTTGAAGTTGCCAAATATTTACGTCTAAATAAGCTTTATAACTAATTAGTGAATCTTCCAAAGCATCATTTCCTTCTTCTTGTGCTAAGCGAATTGCACGAATAGTAAATTCACGATTAGATCTAAAATCTTCTACTATCTGTAGGACCATCTCATCAGCAGTGTAATATTTTTCCGAAGAATCTTCAGAAATCGTTGTAAATTCTTGAAATTCAGTAGTTGTTGATGCTGGCTTAAATCCTGAAGCTAGTAAACGTTCTGCAATTTTATCAAACCATGCCTCATTCTCGTTATATAAATTTTCAAAAACATTATGCAATGCATAGAAATTTTTGCCTTTTACATACCAATGATATTGATGTAATTTTACATGTAATGTATGAATATTAGCAAGTATATGATCTGTAACAGCTGCAGAATTAATCTTAGTATGATGAATGTGTTCTTTATATGCTTGTTCGGCAGCTAATTTTTCTTGCCTTTCATTTATCGTTGTCATTTTATGCACCTTCCTTTACTTTTGAACTAATTACTGGGTATCCTAAGTCTTCAATTGCTTTTTCAATTGTATTCAAATTGACCTGATTTTCATCAAAATCCACTTTTACCTTACTCGCATTGAAAAGTACTTTTACAGAATCTTTTTTTACACCAGCAGTCTGTTTTAAACCATGTTCGATTTTTTGTAAACATGATGGACAAGTTAATGTTTCTAATTTTAATGTTGCTTTAGTCATATCTATCACTCCTTTAAGTAAATTATATAGGCCATTCTTTTTAAAATACTTGATATAGATCAATTATCTTAATTGATAACCTCTTAATCTCATTGCATTTAAAATAACTACTAAAATACTGGCCTCATGAACCAACATCCCAATTGACATAGACATCCATTCACTAAATATTAAACTAACCAATAGTATTATTACGACTCCAACAGCAATTAGAATATTTTGTCGCATATTCGCATATGTTCCTTTTGCTAGGCCTAAGGCATGAGGAAGGCGGTTAAAGTTAGAATTCATTAAAACAATATCTGAACTTTCAATTGCGACATCTGTTCCATTCCCCATAGCTATACCTACCTCTGCAGTAGCCAGAGAGGGACTGTCATTAACGCCGTCACCGATAAAAACAACTATTTCACCTGAGTCCTGTCGTCTTTTTAGAAATGCTTGCTTGTCCTCTGGTAGCATATCACCATGGGCTTCGGTTAAACCTAGTTCCTTTTTAACTGAATTAACTGTACCTTGATTATCACCTGATAATACAATGAGATTTTTAATACCAAGTGATTTTAATTTTTGTAAGTCCTGCTTAACACCTGGTCGAACTTTGTCGCGGATACCCATTAACATGATTAACTTATGATCAACTGCCGTTAATACAATTGAATTACCGGTTCTTTCTAATTTATTCAATTTTTTAAGAACATCATCAGATAGCGGTATACTTTCTTGTTTCATTAAGGCTTTATTCCCTACTGAAACAATGTGCCCATCTACGTGAGCAATTACGCCCCCACCTTTTACAACCTGTGTATTTTCTATAGGTTTTAATTTATATTGTGCTAATTTATTTGCAATAGCAACGGCTAATGGATGATCAGACTCATTTTCAACTGAAAACAATAGCGATAAATCCTCCTCCTGATTATTCCCGTAGTGAATCATCTCGCTCACTTCAGGCTTTCCTTCAGTTAAGGTACCTGTTTTATCGAATAACACTGTATCTGCATTGGCAAAATGACTAATCACTTCAGAACCCTTAAATAAAATACCATTTTTTGCACCATTTCCTATACCCGCAACATTTGAAACAGGTACACCAATTACCAAGGCCCCTGGGCACCCAAGTACTAATACAGTAATCGCAAGTTCTGTATCTTTGGTTAATACCCAAACCAACAGCCCAATTGTAAGTACTGCAGGTGTATACCAGCGAGAAAACTGGTCAATGAATCGTTCTGCTTCTGATTTAGAATCCTGTGCTTCTTCTACCAACTCAATAATTTTTCCAAATGTAGAATCTTCCCCTACTCTATCAGCCACTATTTGAATAGTACCATTGTCCATAATAGTACCGGCAAATACTTCATCGTCTTTTTCTTTCTTTAAAGGTAAAGATTCACCTGTGATATTAGCCTCATTTACATATCCTTTTCCAGTAGTTACTTGACCATCTACGGGAATCTTGGCACCAGTCTTTACTAGGAGAATATCCCCTTCTTCTACTTCATCAATATCTACTTCTGCAAATTGTCCCCCTGTCAATTGCTTAAAAGCAGTTTCTGGAGCCATTTCCGTCAACTCTTTAATAGCTGATCGTGTTCGGTTAAGTGTTCGTTGTTCTAAATATGATCCAAATAAAAATAAAAAAGTAACAATTGCTGATTCTTCATAATTTTGAATAAAGAGAGCACCAATGACCGCTATCGTTACTAAAATATCAATACTTACTACTTTTACTTTCATAGCCTGATAAGCCTGTAAAGAAATGGGGGTAACGCCTAATATCGAAGCTATAATAAAAGCACTATTAGAAATTGTTGTATTGGCAAAAATAAAGTGTGCGATTAGTCCTAAAGCAATGAGTAAGCCACTGATACTCATAATTTTATTTTTATGTTTAAGAATATTATGTTGCATATGATTTCTCCCTTAATTTTAGTTCAACTAAAGTGTATTAACTTTTGGGAGATATAAACTTGACGTCCATCAAGTTTATGAAATAGTTCTAAATAAGTAAAAATATTATAATATTGGCTTAGTCATGCACTTATTGAATCATTCTAGTGCGGCCATGACACTGGCTTACCTTGGTTTAGATCAAGCCAGCCGTGAGACTATGTTGAATCAAATTGATTTTGGTTAAACTCATTAGCTATAACTACAGTTATAGTTGTAGTTATAGCTAATGCTCATAAGTCAATAATTCGGAATATTTTTTATCTAGGGCTGAACTGATTAGGCAACTTTTATTTTTTGATTGGCAAGACTGATTCTTTCGTTGTTGAACCAATGAATATACTTGGACACATCTAAAATTAGATGTGCAATCGATGGAAACCGGAATTGATAAATCATTTCACGCTTTAATAGGGAGTGAAAACTTTCAATTTTGGCATTATCATATGGATGTCCTACTTTTGAATACGAATGATCAATTTTATGTCGCTTTAACAAATTTTCAAAGCCAAAACTAGTGAACTGACTGCCCATATCAGTATGTAAATAATTTGGTTTTTTATCAGTTGACAGCGATCTTTGTAGTGTTGTAACTACCAATTTGGTATCCATCGTGGCACTGATTTGATGGGCTAATATCTTACGCGTTTGTAACTCTAAAACTGACGCTAAATAGACCCACTGACCATTACTCAACTTTAAATAAGTGATGTCCATGCTCCAAGCGTTGGCTTCGGGTAAATGCCTGATTAAGTTGGGACGTTGACGATAATCAACAGTTGTCGTTGGTTTGTTAAATCGACGACTCATGACAGAGTATATGCCAGCTTCTCGCATTAAACGACGAACTCGGTTGGTTCCATGATGCAAATTCAGATCAGCTAATGCTAATCGCAGACGTGGCGCGCCATAAGCTTTATAGTTATTTTGCCAAATTTCACGCAACAAAGCTTTTAAGATCGTGTCTTCTCGTTGTCGTTGGCTCTCAGTATAGTGAACCCAATCAAAGTAGGTGCTTTTGGGTATTTTGAGTAGGCGAAGCACCATCATGAGTTTAAAATGCTGTTTTAGCAATGATTGGACAATAGGAAAATGGGTCTTACGTGTTACTTGCGATGTTCGCCCAGCAAAACGGCCGCAATTTTTAAAATTTCGTTTTCTTCTTTGAGTCTTGCGACTTCTTTCTGCATTGCATTAAATTGGGCGCGAGTCACTGGCTGTCCATTAACATCAGTCCCAATGATTTGGGCTTTTTTAACCCAACTAGTGACGGTTTGCATAGCCAAATGGGTATTCATTGGCTAGAGAATTAGCAGAACGGCCCTCGTTATGCAAGGCAACAATAGATGATTTAAATTCTGTTGAGTATCGCTTAGCTTTCATAATATAAAAAAACTCCTATACTTGATTATCTCGGATTATGCCCTAGAAATAAAGCGGTCCGGATTTTCAGTATACGAGCAGCCAGTGTTTCTTTTTTAGAAAGCATGGGATCCACTAAGAAGGTTTGATCACTATACTCTATTTTTACGGTGGCATTTCTAATTTGTTAAATTTTCATATTAAATTTTAATGTTCCTATCTATTTAACTCTGACTAACAGTTCAAGTGCCTTTTGATATTGCTCAGATCCTGTTTCTGCTTCTGAACAATTTCTAATATTTTCAGCAATAACTAACTTTATTGCCTTATCAAGACTTGCTCTGACAGCAGATAACTGTATGACGACCTCTTCACAAGGACGCTCTTCATCAATCATATTGACAATTCCATTTATTTGGCCTGCTGATCTCTTTAACCTATTTTGTATATTTTCATACTGATATGCTATTGTATTCATACCTGAACCTCATAAGTCAATTATTTTACAATGTTTTGTGGATACATCAACTGATACAGTGAAAACGCACCATCAAGATTTTTGACATTTCTGAATCCATTATTAATAAATATTCGTTCAGCTGTATAACTTCGTTGACCTGTAGCACACGATACAATGATACCAGTATCTTTTGGTATTTGATTAATACGGTCTCGTATTTTTTCTAACGGAATATTTATGAAACCATTAATTAATCCCATAGCTCTAATTTCCTGAGAAGATCGTACATCAATTAATAAGTAACCATCACGCCTGTAATTCTCTAATTCATTATATTGAATATTATGAGATCGACTATTAATAATATTTTCAGCCACATAACCGGAAATATGAACGGGATCTTTAGCTGCTCCGAAAGGAGGAGCATACGTTAATTCCAGTTCAGGTAAATCATCTACTTTCAGCCTAAATTTGATTGCCGTTGCAAGAAGATCAATACGCTTATCTACCCCTTCATTTCCAACAGCTTGGGCACCTATAATATCACCAGTATTTGTAAAAATAAGTTTCATCATAACTTGTGTTGCGCCAGGATAATAGCTTGCGTGATGATAAGAAAAAGTATGAGTCACATGATAATTTAAACCAAGTTGCTTTGCTTGTTTTTCATTAATACCTGTACTTGCAGCTGATTTAGAAAAAACCTTAACGATTGATGTGCCAATCTCAGGTTTATTTTTAATAGATAAACCGTGAATAGCATCAGCAACTTGTCGCCCATGTCTGTTTGCTGGTCCCGCTAATGGAATTAGTGTTTCCTGTTCAGTAATTTGATGAATAACACTGATAACGTCACCAATTGCATAAATGTTAGAGTCACTTGTTTTAAAATCATGATCCACAACAATGCCTTTATTGGGCCCAACTTTTAGGCCTGCAGCTATGGCTATATCAGAATTTGGTCGAATTCCTGCAGCAATAATAACAGCATCAGCTTGTATTGACATACCATTATCTAAATAAAGAATGTCTCTGCTCACCTTATTTATAGTAGTTCCCGTATTGATACGAACGTCATTTTTTATGAGCTCATTCGTAATCGACTGTGCCATCTCAATATCAAGATTTGGCAATATTTGGTTAGAACGTTCAATAAGATTGACTGAAAAACCTCTCTTAATCAAATTTTCAGTAACTTCTATACCAATAAATCCAGCACCAAGTACCGCAACCGTTTTAATACTCTCATCTAAATGGCTCATAATGTTATCTAAATCAGGGATATTACGTAATTGAAAAATGTTTGATTGAGTATGAAGCCCCTCAATCTTAGGTATTACAGGACTAGATCCTAAAGATAATATTAATTTATCATAATATAGCTTCTCTTGTTGGTCATCATGATTGACAGATATCATCTTATTATCTCTATCAATATGGGTCACTTCACTGTTAACACGTACATCTATATTAAACCTACTTCTTAAATCATCAGCGGTTTGCACAATTAATTGGGAGCGATGTTTAATCGTTTTGCTAATGTGGTAAGGTAACCCACAATTTGCAAAAGAAACGAAAGGGCCTTTTTCGAAGACTATAATTTCATCTTTTTCAGATAGCCTTCGCAGTCTAGTAGCAGCTGACATACCGGCTGCTACCCCCCCCACTATAATAATCCTCATGTTAT
It encodes the following:
- a CDS encoding metal-binding protein yields the protein MTKATLKLETLTCPSCLQKIEHGLKQTAGVKKDSVKVLFNASKVKVDFDENQVNLNTIEKAIEDLGYPVISSKVKEGA
- a CDS encoding cyclic nucleotide-binding domain-containing protein, producing MANHNHHSHVDCIRLVPIFNHLNDEQMRLIAQSANEVQYVKNELLFRFGDKDDTLYIINNGRVRIYSLSESGREQTIRILHPGDFMGEVAILQTESYHSNYAEAISETSICRIHKKNLDQYLDLYPEIMRRILSDITKRLQLSEKQTVQVSTEPVEARIIDFLSENVEDEKNHTYVTLPMSKKDLATYLGTTPETISRKFSSLEERGLIKRHTQKCVEIFDLDELLFVSS
- a CDS encoding SidA/IucD/PvdA family monooxygenase; this encodes MRIIIVGGVAAGMSAATRLRRLSEKDEIIVFEKGPFVSFANCGLPYHISKTIKHRSQLIVQTADDLRSRFNIDVRVNSEVTHIDRDNKMISVNHDDQQEKLYYDKLILSLGSSPVIPKIEGLHTQSNIFQLRNIPDLDNIMSHLDESIKTVAVLGAGFIGIEVTENLIKRGFSVNLIERSNQILPNLDIEMAQSITNELIKNDVRINTGTTINKVSRDILYLDNGMSIQADAVIIAAGIRPNSDIAIAAGLKVGPNKGIVVDHDFKTSDSNIYAIGDVISVIHQITEQETLIPLAGPANRHGRQVADAIHGLSIKNKPEIGTSIVKVFSKSAASTGINEKQAKQLGLNYHVTHTFSYHHASYYPGATQVMMKLIFTNTGDIIGAQAVGNEGVDKRIDLLATAIKFRLKVDDLPELELTYAPPFGAAKDPVHISGYVAENIINSRSHNIQYNELENYRRDGYLLIDVRSSQEIRAMGLINGFINIPLEKIRDRINQIPKDTGIIVSCATGQRSYTAERIFINNGFRNVKNLDGAFSLYQLMYPQNIVK
- a CDS encoding metal-sensing transcriptional repressor; protein product: MNTIAYQYENIQNRLKRSAGQINGIVNMIDEERPCEEVVIQLSAVRASLDKAIKLVIAENIRNCSEAETGSEQYQKALELLVRVK
- a CDS encoding DNA starvation/stationary phase protection protein, with amino-acid sequence MTTINERQEKLAAEQAYKEHIHHTKINSAAVTDHILANIHTLHVKLHQYHWYVKGKNFYALHNVFENLYNENEAWFDKIAERLLASGFKPASTTTEFQEFTTISEDSSEKYYTADEMVLQIVEDFRSNREFTIRAIRLAQEEGNDALEDSLISYKAYLDVNIWQLQAFINKDALEDDDYIDND
- a CDS encoding heavy metal translocating P-type ATPase — translated: MQHNILKHKNKIMSISGLLIALGLIAHFIFANTTISNSAFIIASILGVTPISLQAYQAMKVKVVSIDILVTIAVIGALFIQNYEESAIVTFLFLFGSYLEQRTLNRTRSAIKELTEMAPETAFKQLTGGQFAEVDIDEVEEGDILLVKTGAKIPVDGQVTTGKGYVNEANITGESLPLKKEKDDEVFAGTIMDNGTIQIVADRVGEDSTFGKIIELVEEAQDSKSEAERFIDQFSRWYTPAVLTIGLLVWVLTKDTELAITVLVLGCPGALVIGVPVSNVAGIGNGAKNGILFKGSEVISHFANADTVLFDKTGTLTEGKPEVSEMIHYGNNQEEDLSLLFSVENESDHPLAVAIANKLAQYKLKPIENTQVVKGGGVIAHVDGHIVSVGNKALMKQESIPLSDDVLKKLNKLERTGNSIVLTAVDHKLIMLMGIRDKVRPGVKQDLQKLKSLGIKNLIVLSGDNQGTVNSVKKELGLTEAHGDMLPEDKQAFLKRRQDSGEIVVFIGDGVNDSPSLATAEVGIAMGNGTDVAIESSDIVLMNSNFNRLPHALGLAKGTYANMRQNILIAVGVVIILLVSLIFSEWMSMSIGMLVHEASILVVILNAMRLRGYQLR
- a CDS encoding IS3 family transposase yields the protein MMVLRLLKIPKSTYFDWVHYTESQRQREDTILKALLREIWQNNYKAYGAPRLRLALADLNLHHGTNRVRRLMREAGIYSVMSRRFNKPTTTVDYRQRPNLIRHLPEANAWSMDITYLKLSNGQWVYLASVLELQTRKILAHQISATMDTKLVVTTLQRSLSTDKKPNYLHTDMGSQFTSFGFENLLKRHKIDHSYSKVGHPYDNAKIESFHSLLKREMIYQFRFPSIAHLILDVSKYIHWFNNERISLANQKIKVA
- a CDS encoding transposase encodes the protein MIICIKLSRFILKNKDIVLNDEHGGTQFIVTNLSLPQKDIVRVYRKRAAIEDIIRELKGGFAFGKTDSSSFFANKARMWISVIVSNLMRLMKSIALDDQQQSWTINTFRDRLLKIGGRVSLSTPAR
- a CDS encoding transposase, yielding MQTVTSWVKKAQIIGTDVNGQPVTRAQFNAMQKEVARLKEENEILKIAAVLLGEHRK